One Streptomyces sp. NBC_01217 genomic region harbors:
- a CDS encoding MCE family protein, translating to MRLTRIVGIGAGLAVVAVAATSGVMAMGEEGTTTITAYFDRATGVYAGSDLRILGVKVGRVESVTPRGDEVRVTLRVDKGIKVPKKAHAVVVAPSLVADRYVQLAPVYDGGAVMADDAVLPAADNATPVEVDQLYDSITELSTALGPDGANADGALSALLDTGAENLDGNGKAIGNSIEQFGKATKTLDRSSGNLFDTLAYLQTFTTVLKENDGNVRAAEQQLNSVTGFLADDKENLSAALKELGTALGQVKSFIQKNRGALKANVDALVPLTQTLVDQRASLAESMDTLPLSAGNVINAYDPVNRTLNGRTNLNELSMGGPLTEGPAAGLAGLTPVDGTRQKALPALPLPPVGTVYGTPAKTATQKKGANR from the coding sequence ATGAGACTCACGCGCATCGTCGGCATCGGCGCCGGACTCGCCGTCGTGGCCGTCGCGGCCACCAGTGGTGTGATGGCCATGGGCGAGGAGGGAACGACCACCATCACCGCCTACTTCGACCGGGCCACCGGCGTATACGCCGGATCGGACCTGCGGATCCTCGGCGTGAAGGTCGGCCGCGTCGAATCGGTCACGCCGCGGGGCGACGAGGTCAGGGTCACCCTGCGGGTCGACAAGGGCATCAAGGTCCCCAAAAAAGCCCATGCCGTGGTCGTCGCCCCCAGCCTCGTCGCCGACCGCTACGTACAACTCGCCCCCGTCTACGACGGGGGAGCGGTGATGGCGGACGATGCCGTACTGCCGGCCGCGGACAACGCCACACCCGTCGAGGTCGACCAGCTGTACGACTCCATCACGGAACTCTCCACGGCCCTCGGCCCGGACGGAGCGAACGCCGACGGAGCGCTCTCCGCGCTCCTGGACACCGGCGCCGAGAACCTCGACGGCAACGGAAAGGCCATCGGGAACTCCATCGAACAGTTCGGCAAGGCCACCAAGACCCTCGACAGGAGCAGCGGGAACCTCTTCGACACCCTGGCCTACCTGCAGACCTTCACCACCGTGCTGAAGGAGAACGACGGCAATGTGCGCGCCGCCGAACAGCAGCTCAACTCCGTCACCGGCTTCCTCGCCGACGACAAGGAGAACCTCAGCGCGGCACTGAAGGAGCTGGGCACCGCCCTCGGCCAGGTCAAGAGCTTCATCCAGAAGAACCGCGGCGCCCTGAAGGCGAACGTGGACGCCCTGGTGCCGCTCACCCAGACCCTGGTCGACCAGCGCGCCTCGCTCGCCGAGTCGATGGACACGCTGCCGCTCTCCGCGGGAAACGTGATCAACGCCTACGACCCGGTGAACCGCACCCTCAACGGCCGTACGAACCTCAACGAGCTGTCCATGGGCGGACCGCTCACCGAGGGCCCGGCCGCCGGACTCGCGGGCCTCACACCGGTGGACGGCACACGGCAGAAGGCGCTGCCCGCCCTGCCGCTCCCGCCCGTCGGCACGGTCTACGGCACCCCGGCGAAGACCGCCACGCAGAAGAAGGGGGCGAACCGATGA
- a CDS encoding MCE family protein: protein MSRALRAPGARTTGVVAVLAAGVGLALVVTGPGLATFTGIDQVPLPGGADLGDHPYEITAEFADVLSLAPQSSVKVNDVAVGRVTKISLNPGNWNAKVTMRVNGKVELPENAYAHLEQSSLLGEKYIQLAPPATGTARGRLADGDRIPLMRTNRNPEVEEVFGALSMLLNGGGINQLKTITTELNKALAGQEPQVRSMLSRVNTLVTNLDGHKDDITDALDGVNRLSATLATRKQDVGTVLTGLSPGLKVLEKQRGSLLTMLRSLDTLSTVAVDTINKSKADMIADLRAIAPSLKALADSGSDLPDSLQVLLTYPFTDEVLRGVKGDYLNVYLDVTAMPGTQIIPPLDPDATVPPAISTPAKSGSALPLPLPPVPTAGTKGSSR from the coding sequence ATGAGCCGAGCCCTCCGCGCACCCGGAGCCCGCACGACCGGCGTCGTCGCAGTACTGGCCGCGGGCGTCGGTCTGGCCCTGGTCGTCACCGGGCCGGGGCTGGCGACCTTCACCGGCATCGACCAGGTGCCGCTGCCCGGCGGGGCCGACCTCGGCGACCACCCGTACGAGATCACCGCGGAATTCGCGGACGTGCTCAGCCTCGCCCCGCAGTCCTCGGTGAAGGTCAACGACGTCGCCGTCGGCCGGGTCACCAAGATCTCCCTGAACCCGGGCAACTGGAACGCCAAGGTCACCATGCGGGTCAACGGCAAGGTCGAACTGCCCGAGAACGCCTACGCCCACCTCGAACAGTCCAGCCTCCTCGGCGAGAAGTACATCCAGCTGGCCCCACCGGCGACCGGCACCGCCCGGGGCAGACTCGCCGACGGAGACCGGATCCCGCTGATGCGGACCAACCGCAACCCCGAGGTCGAAGAGGTCTTCGGCGCCCTGTCGATGCTCCTCAACGGCGGCGGCATCAACCAGCTCAAGACCATCACCACCGAGCTCAACAAAGCACTCGCCGGACAGGAACCCCAGGTCCGCTCCATGCTCAGCAGGGTCAACACCCTCGTCACGAACCTGGACGGCCACAAGGACGACATCACCGACGCACTCGACGGGGTCAACCGGCTCTCCGCCACCCTCGCCACCCGCAAACAGGACGTCGGCACCGTCCTCACCGGGCTCAGCCCCGGACTGAAAGTCCTGGAGAAACAGCGCGGCTCGCTCCTCACCATGCTGCGCTCGCTCGACACCCTCTCCACCGTCGCCGTCGACACGATCAACAAGAGCAAGGCCGACATGATCGCCGACCTCAGAGCCATCGCCCCCAGCCTCAAGGCGCTCGCCGACTCCGGCAGCGACCTGCCGGACTCCCTCCAGGTGCTGCTCACCTACCCGTTCACGGACGAGGTGCTGCGCGGAGTGAAGGGCGACTACCTCAACGTCTACCTGGATGTGACGGCCATGCCCGGCACACAGATCATCCCGCCGCTCGACCCGGACGCCACCGTGCCTCCCGCAATCTCCACGCCTGCGAAATCCGGCTCGGCGCTGCCGCTGCCGCTTCCCCCGGTCCCGACGGCGGGCACGAAGGGGAGCAGCCGATGA
- a CDS encoding MlaD family protein, with translation MITLAIRLKNIAFLIVAVLVLGYLGVRYADLGHYLGLRSYYTVTVQLPRTGGLYTHSNVSYRGVSVGRVGPIELTDDGVEAELRIEKDAAPIPDGLKAVVANLSAVGEQYVDLRPTRTGGPYLENGSVIDQADTTVPAPVTDVLTSVNDLAGSVDQESLRTVVEEFGAAFEGRGDDLQVLLDTGSDFVQAADDALPVNTRLMVDGETVLRTQAEQGEALKGFASGAKELAAELKGSDTDLRKLIAVAPDATGQISGLLRDIDPSFGVVVANLLTTSEVAVTRQRGLEELLVKLPAVAAAGSSAVDQNGARFGMSVTFFEPLPCTAGYGSTVYRNGLDTSAGPPVNTKARCASSPGTGINVRGSANAPKGGPVPEPAKPGSMLLGPGSADRLPGALGVTGDASPPADGMAGLLGLGQGGGA, from the coding sequence ATGATCACCCTCGCCATCCGGCTCAAGAACATCGCCTTCCTGATCGTCGCGGTGCTCGTCCTCGGCTATCTCGGGGTGCGGTACGCCGACCTCGGCCACTACCTCGGCCTGCGCAGCTACTACACCGTCACGGTCCAACTCCCGCGTACGGGAGGGCTGTACACCCACTCCAACGTCTCCTACCGAGGTGTGTCCGTGGGCCGGGTCGGACCGATCGAGCTCACCGACGACGGAGTCGAGGCCGAACTGCGCATCGAGAAGGACGCCGCACCCATCCCGGACGGCCTCAAGGCCGTCGTCGCCAACCTGTCCGCGGTCGGCGAGCAGTACGTGGATCTGCGGCCCACCCGCACCGGCGGCCCGTACCTGGAGAACGGCTCGGTCATCGACCAGGCCGACACCACCGTCCCGGCCCCCGTCACCGATGTCCTCACCAGCGTCAACGACCTGGCGGGCTCCGTCGATCAGGAGTCCCTGCGCACGGTCGTCGAGGAGTTCGGCGCCGCGTTCGAGGGGCGCGGTGACGACCTCCAGGTGCTGCTGGACACCGGGAGCGACTTCGTCCAGGCGGCCGACGACGCTCTGCCGGTCAACACCAGGCTGATGGTCGACGGCGAGACCGTGCTGCGCACCCAGGCCGAACAGGGCGAGGCGCTCAAGGGATTCGCCTCCGGCGCGAAGGAACTGGCCGCAGAACTCAAGGGATCCGACACCGACCTGCGCAAGCTGATCGCGGTCGCCCCCGATGCGACCGGCCAGATCAGCGGACTGCTGCGGGACATCGACCCCAGCTTCGGCGTCGTCGTCGCAAACCTTCTCACCACCTCCGAGGTTGCCGTCACCCGACAGCGCGGACTGGAGGAACTCCTGGTGAAACTACCCGCGGTGGCGGCCGCGGGGTCGAGCGCCGTGGACCAGAACGGGGCCCGGTTCGGCATGTCCGTCACCTTCTTCGAACCGTTGCCCTGCACCGCCGGATACGGCTCGACCGTCTACCGCAACGGTCTGGACACCTCGGCGGGCCCGCCGGTCAACACCAAGGCCCGCTGCGCCTCGTCGCCCGGCACCGGCATCAACGTGCGGGGCAGCGCCAACGCGCCGAAGGGCGGCCCGGTCCCCGAGCCCGCCAAGCCCGGCTCGATGCTCCTCGGGCCCGGTTCGGCGGACCGGCTCCCCGGTGCACTCGGCGTCACCGGGGACGCCTCGCCACCGGCCGACGGCATGGCCGGCCTGCTGGGGCTCGGACAGGGAGGCGGCGCATGA
- a CDS encoding nuclear transport factor 2 family protein, whose protein sequence is MARVRMTRNPLVAVATALTVAAAVATVWGGVSRYDATHDESAAYAQVRDDALAAGEQAVQNMNTLDHRKLEKGLDSWEDSTTGDLHQQLVDGRDAFVKQIQQARTVSTAQVLSGAVTELDDRAGRAGVMVALRVTVTAPKGEPAVKESRMLGQLTRTSEGWKLSALGQAPVGNTAG, encoded by the coding sequence ATGGCACGGGTACGGATGACGAGGAACCCGCTGGTGGCGGTGGCGACCGCGCTGACCGTCGCGGCGGCCGTCGCGACGGTCTGGGGCGGAGTGTCCCGCTACGACGCGACGCACGACGAATCGGCGGCGTATGCACAGGTCCGCGACGACGCGCTGGCCGCGGGCGAGCAGGCCGTGCAGAACATGAACACGCTCGACCACCGGAAGCTGGAGAAGGGGCTCGACAGCTGGGAGGACTCCACCACCGGTGATCTGCACCAGCAACTCGTCGATGGACGCGACGCGTTCGTGAAGCAGATTCAGCAGGCGAGGACCGTCAGCACGGCTCAGGTCCTGTCCGGGGCGGTGACCGAACTCGACGACCGGGCCGGCAGGGCCGGGGTCATGGTGGCGCTGCGGGTCACCGTCACCGCGCCGAAGGGCGAGCCCGCGGTGAAGGAGAGCCGGATGCTCGGCCAGCTCACCCGTACCTCCGAGGGGTGGAAGCTCAGCGCCCTCGGCCAGGCACCCGTCGGCAACACGGCCGGCTGA
- a CDS encoding lytic transglycosylase domain-containing protein — MRFNGTMRRGLGGTAAAVAAMAALTASQAPGLARHEPTAKERQEADEVRWSQIPNDDSYHTELPPLQSPKPPKTGVKQSPAVARSWAEAGIPATVLAAYRKAQSALGRTDSECRLPWQLLAAIGKVESGQAGGGRVDAHGTTTVPILGPVLNGAGFANIPDTDNGAYDGDRRYDRAVGPMQFIPSTWAHWGRDGNGDGRRDPNNVYDAALAAGYYLCAGPRDLSVKADLDRAILSYNHSDTYLRTVLSWLEFYRKGIHPVADGKGPVPKSPGAGGPNKPTHPVGGPGAPGGGIIVGPQPGGSPGPSSSASPEPSDSPTGSPDPSGSTDPTDPTGSPDPTDSGSATPDPGTSPDPDPSTSEPDPGPDPGCPTDSASPDPTDSAGTTESPSPDPTTSEDPCATPSGSESAA, encoded by the coding sequence ATGAGGTTCAACGGCACCATGCGCCGCGGGCTCGGTGGCACGGCAGCCGCGGTCGCCGCCATGGCCGCGCTCACCGCGTCCCAGGCACCGGGACTCGCCCGCCACGAGCCGACCGCGAAGGAGCGCCAGGAGGCCGACGAGGTCAGGTGGTCCCAGATACCCAATGACGACTCGTACCACACCGAACTGCCGCCGCTGCAGTCTCCGAAGCCGCCGAAGACCGGTGTGAAGCAGAGCCCGGCCGTCGCCCGCTCGTGGGCCGAGGCGGGCATCCCGGCCACCGTGCTCGCCGCCTACCGCAAGGCACAGAGCGCACTCGGGCGCACCGACTCCGAATGCCGTCTGCCGTGGCAGTTGCTCGCGGCGATCGGCAAGGTCGAATCCGGCCAGGCCGGCGGGGGACGGGTCGACGCCCACGGCACGACGACCGTCCCGATCCTCGGGCCGGTGCTCAACGGCGCGGGCTTCGCCAACATCCCGGACACCGACAACGGCGCGTACGACGGTGACAGGCGGTACGACCGGGCGGTCGGCCCCATGCAGTTCATCCCGTCCACCTGGGCCCATTGGGGCAGGGACGGGAACGGCGACGGCCGCCGCGACCCGAACAACGTCTACGACGCCGCCCTGGCCGCCGGGTACTACCTCTGTGCCGGGCCCCGTGATCTGTCCGTGAAGGCCGATCTGGACCGGGCGATCCTCAGCTACAACCACTCGGACACGTATCTGCGCACCGTGCTGTCCTGGCTGGAGTTCTACCGCAAGGGCATCCATCCGGTGGCCGACGGCAAGGGCCCCGTACCGAAGAGCCCCGGCGCGGGCGGCCCCAACAAGCCGACACACCCGGTCGGCGGTCCCGGCGCCCCGGGCGGCGGCATCATCGTGGGCCCGCAGCCCGGCGGTTCGCCCGGGCCCTCGTCATCGGCGTCCCCGGAGCCATCCGACTCGCCGACCGGTTCCCCGGACCCGAGCGGCTCCACCGACCCGACCGACCCCACGGGCTCCCCCGATCCGACCGACAGCGGATCAGCCACCCCGGACCCCGGCACGAGCCCCGACCCGGACCCAAGCACCTCGGAACCCGACCCGGGCCCCGACCCCGGCTGTCCCACGGATTCCGCATCCCCCGACCCGACCGACTCGGCCGGCACCACCGAGTCCCCGTCGCCCGACCCCACCACGAGCGAGGACCCGTGCGCCACGCCGTCGGGCTCAGAGTCCGCCGCCTGA
- a CDS encoding ATP-dependent DNA ligase, giving the protein MDLPVMPPVKPMLAKSVSKIPPGMQYEAKWDGFRAIVHRDGDEVVIGSRTGKPLTRYFPELVTAVRDNLPPRCVIDGEIVIAYEGRLDFDRLSERIHPADSRVRLLAEQTPASLVAFDILAVGDDSLLSTRQSDRRTVLEAALSGASAPVHLAPATTDPALAQEWFERYEGAGLDGVVAKPLDLPYRPDTRVMYKIKHERTADCVVAGYRFHKSGPVVGSLLLGLYDSEGVLQHVGVCAAFSMKRREELIAELEPLRIDFTGHPWAAWADAEAHERARLPGTPSRWSGKKDQSWVALRPERVCEVAYDHMEGDRFRHTAQFRRWRPDRTPASCTYAQLEEVVRYDLAEVLSGGGL; this is encoded by the coding sequence ATGGATCTGCCGGTGATGCCGCCTGTGAAGCCGATGCTCGCGAAGTCCGTCTCGAAGATCCCGCCCGGTATGCAGTACGAGGCCAAGTGGGACGGATTCCGCGCGATCGTGCACCGCGACGGCGACGAGGTGGTGATCGGCAGCCGCACCGGAAAGCCGCTCACCCGCTACTTCCCCGAGCTGGTCACCGCCGTCCGGGACAATCTGCCGCCGCGCTGTGTGATCGACGGCGAGATCGTGATCGCGTACGAGGGCCGGCTGGACTTCGACCGGCTCAGTGAGCGCATCCACCCCGCCGATTCCCGGGTGCGGCTGCTCGCCGAGCAGACCCCGGCCAGTCTGGTCGCCTTCGACATCCTGGCGGTGGGCGACGACTCGCTGCTCTCCACCAGGCAGTCCGACCGGCGCACCGTGCTGGAGGCGGCTCTGTCCGGTGCGTCGGCCCCGGTCCACCTCGCACCGGCGACCACGGATCCGGCCCTCGCCCAGGAGTGGTTCGAACGGTACGAGGGCGCGGGGCTGGACGGCGTCGTCGCCAAACCGCTCGATCTGCCGTACCGCCCCGACACCCGGGTGATGTACAAGATCAAGCACGAGCGGACCGCGGACTGTGTGGTGGCGGGGTACCGCTTCCACAAGAGCGGCCCCGTCGTCGGCTCGCTGCTGCTCGGCCTGTACGACTCCGAGGGCGTCTTGCAGCACGTCGGAGTCTGCGCCGCCTTCTCGATGAAGCGCCGTGAGGAGCTGATCGCGGAGCTGGAGCCGCTGCGGATCGATTTCACCGGCCATCCGTGGGCGGCCTGGGCGGACGCCGAGGCGCATGAGCGCGCCCGGTTGCCCGGAACGCCGAGCCGCTGGTCCGGGAAGAAGGACCAGTCGTGGGTGGCGCTGCGTCCGGAGCGGGTGTGCGAGGTGGCGTACGACCACATGGAGGGCGACCGTTTCCGGCACACCGCCCAGTTCCGCCGGTGGCGGCCGGACCGCACCCCCGCGAGCTGCACGTACGCGCAGCTGGAAGAGGTGGTGCGGTACGACCTGGCCGAGGTGCTGTCAGGCGGCGGACTCTGA
- the ligD gene encoding non-homologous end-joining DNA ligase, with protein sequence MELEADGRVVRLSSPDKLYFPEKGYTKRDVAEYFLAVGPGITRALRNRPTTLQRFVDGVEGEFFYQKRAPKNLPDWIPTARIAFPSGRPADEICPTELAAVIWAANLGTLTFHPWPVRSTDTDHPDELRIDLDPQPGTDYADAVRAAHELRSVLDEHGLRGWPKTSGGRGIHVFVPVEPRWTFTEVRRAAIAAGRELERRMPDRVTTAWWKEERGERIFVDFNQTARDRTIASAYSVRPFPHAPVSAPLRWEEIDDARPGDFDIRTMPKRYAEAGDVHADMDEHAFRLDGLLELADRDERERGLGDLPYPPEYPKMPGEPKRVQPSRARNDEDGDA encoded by the coding sequence GTGGAACTGGAAGCCGACGGACGGGTCGTACGGCTGTCCAGTCCGGACAAGCTGTACTTCCCGGAGAAGGGCTACACGAAGAGGGACGTGGCCGAGTACTTTCTGGCCGTCGGCCCCGGCATCACGCGCGCCCTGCGCAACCGGCCGACCACCCTGCAGCGCTTCGTCGACGGTGTCGAAGGCGAGTTCTTCTACCAGAAGCGCGCCCCGAAGAACCTCCCCGACTGGATCCCCACCGCCCGGATCGCGTTCCCCAGCGGCCGCCCGGCCGACGAGATCTGCCCCACCGAACTCGCCGCCGTGATCTGGGCGGCCAACCTGGGCACCCTCACCTTCCACCCCTGGCCGGTCCGCAGCACCGACACCGACCACCCGGACGAACTGCGCATCGACCTCGACCCACAGCCCGGAACGGACTACGCCGACGCGGTGAGGGCCGCCCACGAGCTGCGGTCCGTACTCGACGAGCACGGTCTGCGCGGCTGGCCCAAGACCTCCGGCGGCCGGGGCATCCATGTCTTCGTCCCCGTCGAGCCGCGCTGGACCTTCACCGAGGTCCGGCGCGCCGCCATCGCCGCCGGGCGCGAACTGGAACGCCGGATGCCGGACCGGGTGACCACCGCCTGGTGGAAGGAGGAGCGCGGCGAGCGGATCTTCGTCGACTTCAACCAGACCGCCCGCGACCGCACGATCGCCTCCGCCTACTCCGTACGCCCCTTTCCGCACGCCCCGGTCTCCGCCCCGCTGCGCTGGGAGGAGATCGACGACGCCCGGCCGGGCGACTTCGACATCAGGACCATGCCCAAGCGCTACGCCGAGGCCGGCGACGTGCACGCGGACATGGACGAACACGCCTTCCGGCTCGACGGACTGCTGGAACTGGCGGACCGCGACGAGCGGGAGCGCGGCCTCGGAGACCTGCCGTACCCGCCGGAGTACCCGAAGATGCCCGGCGAACCGAAGCGGGTCCAGCCGAGCCGCGCCCGGAACGACGAGGACGGCGATGCATGA
- a CDS encoding ABC transporter permease yields the protein MSASDPEPVTPHGEHARPLARGDRWAAFKESPYLPAVVLLFIIAAAAGLFAGSYTYAMANPTPRNIPAAAVDYPDTPRDKVFLDRLEGTLDTSLVLHEYATEAEARTALEEQKVFAVLRSQNGGVGLDIASASGASVAQLLAESTLKAGEAARVPVKVTDVKPLQRGDPRGLALFYISLAAVIIGFVGAIQLSVHAKGLEPLERVGFTIAYALLGGFAIAAVVDWLLGSVDLPFVQSWMILALTMFTTGMVFTMFNTLIGRWAMIPTWGLMVMLGNPSSGGAVSWPLLPSLLGFIGRWLPPGASVNAQHAAVYYQGHQRVFPYLVLAGWLLVSCAVFWTLRHRHPGGRDHMPQHAAAAT from the coding sequence ATGAGCGCATCCGACCCGGAGCCCGTCACCCCGCACGGGGAACACGCCCGGCCCCTGGCCCGCGGTGACCGATGGGCGGCGTTCAAGGAGTCCCCGTATCTGCCCGCCGTCGTGCTCCTGTTCATCATCGCGGCCGCGGCCGGTCTCTTCGCCGGCTCCTATACGTACGCGATGGCCAACCCGACCCCGCGCAACATCCCGGCCGCCGCGGTCGACTACCCCGACACCCCGCGCGACAAGGTCTTCCTCGACCGGCTGGAGGGCACGCTCGACACCTCGCTGGTGCTGCACGAGTACGCCACCGAGGCCGAGGCCCGCACAGCGCTGGAGGAGCAGAAGGTCTTCGCCGTCCTGCGGTCCCAGAACGGCGGGGTCGGCCTGGACATCGCGAGCGCGTCCGGAGCCTCGGTCGCCCAACTGCTCGCCGAGTCCACGCTGAAGGCGGGGGAAGCGGCCCGTGTGCCGGTCAAGGTCACGGACGTGAAGCCCCTGCAGCGGGGCGACCCGCGCGGCCTCGCCCTCTTCTACATCTCGCTCGCCGCGGTGATCATCGGATTCGTCGGCGCGATCCAGCTGAGTGTGCACGCCAAGGGGCTGGAGCCGCTGGAGCGGGTCGGGTTCACCATCGCCTACGCCCTGCTCGGCGGGTTCGCGATCGCCGCTGTGGTGGACTGGCTGCTCGGCTCCGTCGACCTGCCGTTCGTCCAGTCGTGGATGATCCTCGCCCTCACCATGTTCACCACGGGCATGGTCTTCACCATGTTCAACACCCTGATCGGGCGCTGGGCGATGATCCCCACCTGGGGACTGATGGTGATGCTCGGCAACCCGTCCTCCGGCGGTGCGGTGTCCTGGCCGCTGCTGCCGTCGCTGCTCGGCTTCATCGGCCGCTGGCTCCCTCCGGGCGCCTCGGTCAACGCCCAGCACGCCGCCGTCTACTACCAGGGTCACCAGCGGGTCTTCCCGTACCTGGTGCTCGCCGGATGGCTGCTGGTCTCCTGCGCCGTGTTCTGGACACTGCGCCACCGGCACCCGGGAGGCCGCGACCACATGCCTCAGCATGCGGCCGCGGCCACCTGA
- a CDS encoding OmpL47-type beta-barrel domain-containing protein has protein sequence MRHRSILSRQRYRPARLWLALLGSFLMVLGLTSTAAYGRTAAPAAAAADQVLTWTAGDPIDHYLSAPKTAVAGKATIVFENSAATGNTTGMPHTLTFSVSDPEFNNDVTLNILANPADDQGGRHTAEVTLSPGRYFYHCTMPGHEAMQGILTVTEDGGGDDTTAPETSAKVDGDRNADGAYIGQATVTVSATDDSSGVGTVEFAVGADGAWQPYTTPIVVNEVGTHTIRYRATDKAGNAAAEKSVGFAVAPPPTNDTTPPETSATVSGEKDDQGQYLGMATVTVTASDTGSGVNTIEYAIGADGAWQPYTAPVMVHETGTHQVRYRATDKAGNAAAGKSVDFTVVAPPTQDKTPPVTSAKVEGDKNSDNAYITSARVTVTATDAESGVDKVEYSLDGGPYLAYTTTVIVDRVGYHTVAHRATDKAGNTSEAKQVSFTVAESGGVPAPNCPEFDERLTVIVGTVDTGVPNRITGNRCTINELIEDEKDWSSHALFLKHVDKVLDKLLADGVIDAREHKKIYRAAKQSGIGKPGQDEGYKKLFDGTAASLAKWQQVGGGKFGLNADGSITSSTTVDGMGMLWFPGRQYGDFSLKLQWRDDAPGTGNANGGVFVRFPNVHDNPEESRPEWVAIKYGHEVQILDKPDGDMYKTGSIYGFDRIGLAGAGVTPKGTWNDYEIRVVDQHYSIYRNGVLLNEFDNNGGQVFEPPRGDDPGTDGRRYSSGYIGLQVHSTSDVISYRDIRIKEL, from the coding sequence GTGAGACACCGTTCGATCCTCTCGCGACAGCGGTACCGTCCCGCCCGGTTGTGGCTCGCCCTGCTGGGTTCGTTCCTGATGGTGCTGGGGCTGACCTCGACGGCGGCGTACGGCCGTACGGCGGCTCCCGCCGCCGCGGCGGCGGACCAGGTCCTCACCTGGACGGCGGGCGACCCGATCGACCACTATCTGTCGGCTCCGAAGACCGCGGTGGCCGGCAAGGCGACCATCGTCTTCGAGAACAGCGCGGCGACCGGCAACACCACGGGGATGCCGCACACCCTCACCTTCAGCGTCTCGGACCCGGAGTTCAACAACGACGTCACGCTGAACATCCTGGCCAACCCGGCCGACGACCAGGGCGGCAGGCACACCGCCGAGGTCACGCTCTCGCCCGGCCGGTACTTCTACCACTGCACCATGCCGGGCCACGAGGCGATGCAGGGCATTCTCACCGTGACCGAGGACGGGGGCGGCGATGACACCACCGCGCCCGAGACCTCCGCGAAGGTGGACGGCGACAGGAACGCCGACGGCGCGTACATCGGTCAGGCGACGGTCACCGTCTCCGCGACCGATGACAGCTCCGGTGTCGGCACCGTCGAGTTCGCGGTGGGGGCGGACGGCGCCTGGCAGCCGTACACCACACCGATCGTGGTGAACGAGGTCGGGACGCACACCATCCGGTACCGCGCCACCGACAAGGCGGGCAACGCGGCGGCCGAGAAGTCGGTCGGCTTCGCGGTCGCCCCGCCGCCGACAAACGACACGACACCGCCGGAGACCTCGGCGACCGTCTCCGGTGAGAAGGACGACCAGGGTCAGTACCTGGGGATGGCGACGGTCACCGTGACCGCCTCCGACACCGGTTCCGGCGTCAACACCATCGAGTACGCGATCGGGGCGGACGGCGCCTGGCAGCCGTACACCGCACCCGTGATGGTGCATGAGACCGGCACGCATCAGGTCCGCTACCGGGCCACCGACAAGGCGGGCAACGCGGCGGCCGGGAAGTCGGTCGACTTCACCGTCGTCGCACCGCCGACGCAGGACAAGACGCCGCCGGTGACCTCCGCGAAGGTCGAGGGCGACAAGAACTCCGACAACGCCTACATCACCAGCGCCAGGGTGACGGTCACCGCGACCGACGCCGAATCGGGCGTGGACAAGGTCGAGTACTCGCTCGACGGCGGCCCGTACCTCGCGTACACCACCACCGTCATCGTCGACCGCGTCGGCTACCACACCGTCGCCCACCGGGCGACGGACAAGGCCGGCAACACCTCCGAGGCCAAGCAGGTGTCGTTCACCGTCGCGGAGAGCGGGGGCGTACCCGCGCCGAACTGCCCGGAGTTCGACGAGCGGCTCACCGTCATCGTCGGCACCGTCGACACCGGGGTACCCAACCGCATCACGGGCAACCGCTGCACCATCAATGAGCTGATCGAGGACGAGAAGGACTGGTCGTCGCACGCGCTGTTCCTCAAGCACGTCGACAAGGTTCTCGACAAGCTTCTCGCCGACGGGGTGATCGACGCCCGCGAGCACAAGAAGATCTACCGGGCGGCCAAGCAGTCGGGCATCGGCAAGCCGGGCCAGGACGAGGGGTACAAGAAGCTCTTCGACGGCACGGCGGCCTCGCTCGCCAAGTGGCAGCAGGTCGGCGGTGGCAAGTTCGGGCTCAACGCCGACGGCTCGATCACCAGCTCCACGACCGTGGACGGCATGGGGATGCTCTGGTTCCCAGGACGGCAGTACGGCGACTTCTCGCTCAAGCTCCAGTGGCGCGACGACGCCCCCGGCACGGGCAACGCCAACGGAGGTGTCTTCGTCCGCTTCCCGAACGTCCACGACAACCCGGAGGAGTCCCGCCCGGAGTGGGTCGCCATCAAGTACGGCCATGAGGTGCAGATCCTCGACAAGCCGGACGGCGACATGTACAAGACCGGCTCGATCTACGGATTCGACCGGATCGGTCTGGCCGGCGCCGGGGTCACGCCCAAGGGCACCTGGAACGACTACGAGATCCGGGTGGTGGACCAGCACTACTCGATCTACCGCAACGGTGTCCTGCTGAACGAGTTCGACAACAACGGCGGCCAGGTCTTCGAGCCGCCGCGGGGCGACGACCCGGGCACCGACGGCAGGCGGTACTCGTCCGGCTACATCGGACTCCAGGTCCACAGCACCTCGGATGTGATCTCCTACCGCGACATCCGTATCAAGGAGCTGTAG